In a genomic window of Staphylococcus taiwanensis:
- a CDS encoding NmrA/HSCARG family protein, which produces MSKSILVIGATGKQGNAVVKQLLKDDWKVRAFTRNKNNEKLTSIDSDNLEIFEGDLSNQDSLTKAMEGQYGVYSVQPIIVDNVEEELRQGKMIIQTAEQQGIEYIVYSTAGGVNRDRTGPHFEALADIENELKESSLNYTIIKPSFFMDNFLRITKVENGEIVIPEFIDRDIKFAMISSIDIAKIAANVFANTEKYNHQAIEIASDELTLKDVVKTFATVTGKPTEIKGSFSSGTAERGWLEEKGYVIDFNQMDEINPNRLTLEQWISEVNF; this is translated from the coding sequence ATGAGTAAAAGTATATTAGTTATTGGTGCTACAGGTAAACAAGGTAACGCTGTAGTAAAGCAATTATTGAAAGATGATTGGAAAGTTCGTGCTTTTACACGTAATAAAAATAATGAAAAATTGACTTCAATCGATAGTGACAATTTAGAAATATTTGAAGGCGATTTAAGTAATCAAGATAGCTTAACAAAGGCTATGGAAGGACAATATGGTGTTTATAGTGTTCAACCTATTATTGTAGACAATGTAGAAGAAGAATTACGTCAAGGTAAGATGATTATTCAAACAGCGGAACAACAAGGTATTGAATACATTGTTTACAGCACTGCAGGTGGTGTCAATCGTGACCGTACAGGTCCGCATTTCGAAGCCTTAGCCGATATTGAGAATGAACTTAAAGAGAGTTCATTAAATTATACGATTATTAAACCGTCATTCTTTATGGATAACTTCTTAAGAATTACTAAAGTAGAAAATGGCGAAATTGTAATCCCTGAATTTATCGATAGAGATATTAAATTTGCGATGATTTCTTCAATCGATATCGCTAAAATTGCAGCCAATGTGTTTGCGAACACTGAAAAATATAATCACCAAGCGATTGAAATCGCTTCTGATGAACTTACGTTAAAAGACGTTGTGAAAACATTTGCTACGGTGACAGGTAAACCTACAGAAATTAAAGGTTCATTTTCAAGTGGCACTGCTGAACGTGGTTGGCTAGAAGAGAAAGGTTATGTGATTGATTTTAATCAAATGGATGAGATTAATCCTAATCGTTTAACGTTAGAACAATGGATTAGTGAAGTGAATTTTTAA
- a CDS encoding VOC family protein, protein MIQSMWFNLHVEDLERSEQFYKNLGFEINKNPDMLDKMVGIQIGQTIVILIENNHFEKVTHESVSKQPNEVIISLGVKTNDEVDELMHKVEALGGKVIDEPKTSQGYYGATFADPDGHKYNFLVC, encoded by the coding sequence ATGATTCAATCAATGTGGTTTAATTTACATGTTGAAGATTTAGAACGTAGCGAGCAATTTTACAAAAATTTAGGCTTTGAAATTAATAAAAATCCAGATATGCTAGATAAAATGGTTGGTATCCAAATCGGACAAACAATTGTGATCTTAATTGAAAATAATCATTTCGAAAAGGTGACACATGAATCAGTTTCAAAACAACCAAATGAAGTCATCATATCTTTAGGTGTAAAAACGAATGATGAAGTAGATGAGTTAATGCATAAAGTGGAAGCATTAGGTGGTAAGGTGATTGATGAACCTAAGACTTCTCAAGGATATTACGGTGCAACTTTTGCAGACCCAGATGGACATAAATACAATTTCTTAGTTTGTTAG
- a CDS encoding DUF896 domain-containing protein: protein MRELLDRINQLANKEKVESLSVEEKQEQHQLRQEYLGMIRGQVLHTFSTMKVLDPLGQDVTPDKVYDLREEYGNIQEN, encoded by the coding sequence ATGAGAGAATTATTAGATAGAATTAATCAATTAGCAAATAAAGAAAAAGTTGAAAGTTTGAGTGTTGAAGAAAAACAAGAACAACATCAATTAAGACAAGAATATTTAGGTATGATTAGAGGTCAAGTGCTCCATACTTTCTCAACGATGAAAGTTTTAGACCCACTTGGTCAAGACGTTACACCAGATAAAGTGTATGACTTAAGAGAAGAATACGGCAACATTCAAGAAAATTAG
- a CDS encoding LLM class oxidoreductase: MSDIDEHEGFKRTFKNNKLTLGLSIPFDNKQQNNIDFDAQVRLAQKAESLGFTSLSVRDNPLYSPHLGNVTTNYDPFVFLTYLSAFTSKIALGTGSTVATLRHPIHLAKSAASLDLISNQRLLLGMATGDRSFEFPAFKVNESELTERYQTTIQSLRALWQSHSPNISNSIFELYEDSGLQALPKYHTIPMFGTGYSRQSMSWLQQHMDGWLFYAQPFQDQKKLVNEWHSGTDRFKPFMNILMIDLSRNPNEIVKPIKGGFRTGRKNLLQILKAYESINTNHIILRFTNDDRDIEELIEEVGTYIVPHFPAHTN, from the coding sequence ATGTCAGATATCGATGAACATGAGGGATTTAAACGAACGTTTAAAAATAATAAATTGACGCTAGGTTTATCCATACCATTTGATAATAAACAACAAAATAATATAGATTTTGATGCGCAAGTGAGACTCGCTCAAAAAGCGGAGTCTTTGGGATTTACAAGTTTATCTGTGAGAGATAATCCACTGTACAGTCCTCATTTAGGCAATGTTACAACGAATTATGATCCGTTCGTCTTTTTAACCTATCTGAGTGCCTTTACCTCTAAGATTGCACTAGGTACGGGTAGTACCGTAGCAACCTTACGACATCCTATCCACCTAGCTAAATCAGCAGCCTCACTTGATCTTATTTCCAATCAACGTTTATTACTTGGTATGGCTACCGGTGATCGTTCTTTCGAATTCCCTGCATTTAAAGTAAATGAAAGTGAATTAACAGAACGTTATCAAACAACCATTCAATCATTAAGAGCACTTTGGCAATCACATTCTCCCAACATCTCAAATTCAATTTTTGAATTATATGAGGATTCAGGGTTACAAGCATTGCCTAAGTATCATACGATTCCTATGTTTGGTACAGGCTACTCAAGACAGTCTATGTCCTGGTTACAACAACATATGGATGGTTGGTTATTTTACGCCCAACCTTTTCAAGATCAAAAGAAACTCGTAAATGAATGGCACAGTGGCACTGACCGCTTCAAACCGTTTATGAATATCTTAATGATTGATTTATCCCGAAATCCAAACGAAATTGTTAAACCAATCAAAGGTGGTTTCCGTACTGGACGTAAAAATTTATTACAAATATTAAAAGCTTATGAATCAATTAATACAAATCATATTATCTTAAGATTTACAAATGATGATCGTGATATCGAAGAACTAATAGAAGAAGTTGGAACGTATATTGTACCGCACTTTCCAGCTCATACAAATTAG
- a CDS encoding TetR family transcriptional regulator encodes MSSREVSVLSTTKVDPRIIRTKKLLVEAFQEVSREKRMSQITVKDITERATVNRATFYAHFTDKYDILDYTLSETILKDLNDTLSISDVINEIVISNLFVSIAHYMVEVQESCKLNSETFCNQAHKRINNELEDIFTIMLRNSYPDHDIEILVNSASFLAAGICGLARHWLDTSSLSAESFIDKNLPFLIHHITHL; translated from the coding sequence ATGTCATCAAGGGAGGTGTCTGTATTGTCTACGACTAAAGTTGATCCTCGAATTATTAGAACAAAGAAATTACTGGTAGAAGCGTTTCAAGAGGTTTCTCGAGAGAAAAGAATGTCTCAAATTACTGTAAAAGACATTACTGAACGTGCTACAGTGAATCGTGCAACATTTTATGCACATTTTACTGATAAATATGATATTCTCGACTACACTTTATCTGAAACGATTCTGAAAGATTTGAATGACACTTTATCAATTTCTGACGTTATAAATGAAATCGTTATTTCTAATCTATTTGTTTCAATTGCACATTATATGGTTGAAGTTCAAGAATCATGTAAGCTAAACAGTGAAACATTTTGTAATCAAGCACATAAACGTATTAATAATGAGTTAGAAGATATCTTTACAATTATGTTGCGAAATAGCTATCCAGATCATGATATTGAGATACTTGTTAATAGTGCAAGTTTCCTTGCTGCAGGTATTTGTGGACTTGCCCGACATTGGCTCGATACAAGTTCACTTTCTGCTGAATCTTTTATAGATAAAAATTTACCTTTCTTAATTCATCATATAACACACTTATAA
- a CDS encoding DUF4811 domain-containing protein — MIILIILTIAVFASWTLIPHKLTRYVVGTLLTILFTVLIIGIVANMTHHFGMEKETINEPEKQIYSAGSSKSPTNMLIANEIGNDSFNYVMVYKTHKNDDKPSTHFKPSTKKEDLSDSIKKQAFYRTADVDQATVKTTKTYWSWKNDFYRYLFDFGNNKKELIKQTSIVTVPNDTWVVLDAKQAKQLQKNQMASSKSQNRIKKELQNKMMAYKQSHPKASEKELKNYISDEKQRLATKQIKEMLK, encoded by the coding sequence ATGATTATCTTAATAATATTAACCATTGCCGTATTCGCATCATGGACATTAATACCACATAAACTTACACGTTATGTCGTAGGTACCTTGTTGACTATTCTATTCACAGTATTAATCATTGGTATCGTAGCAAATATGACACACCATTTTGGTATGGAGAAAGAAACTATCAATGAACCCGAAAAACAAATTTATTCTGCTGGTTCATCAAAATCTCCCACTAACATGTTAATTGCAAATGAAATAGGTAATGATTCTTTTAATTATGTCATGGTTTATAAAACACATAAAAATGATGACAAACCATCTACACATTTTAAACCAAGTACTAAAAAAGAAGATTTATCAGATTCAATAAAGAAGCAAGCTTTCTATAGAACAGCAGATGTAGACCAAGCGACAGTTAAAACAACTAAAACATATTGGTCTTGGAAAAACGACTTCTACCGTTATCTGTTTGATTTTGGAAACAATAAAAAAGAACTTATAAAACAAACATCTATTGTTACAGTACCTAATGATACATGGGTCGTACTAGATGCAAAACAAGCGAAGCAACTTCAAAAAAATCAAATGGCATCATCAAAATCACAAAATAGAATTAAAAAAGAACTGCAAAATAAAATGATGGCCTATAAACAATCACACCCTAAAGCATCTGAGAAAGAACTTAAAAATTATATAAGCGATGAAAAACAACGTCTTGCTACAAAACAAATTAAAGAAATGCTTAAATAA
- a CDS encoding multidrug efflux MFS transporter, with the protein MSENINTKFDLDQHGKPYNKIMVMFVILLATFAGALMQTSLGTALPTLMKDFNIDFSTVQQATTWFLLANGIMVPLSAYLATRFSTKWLHVIAYAILLIGLILTAIAPSNSDSWIIFLVGRIVTAIAVGLMMPLMQIIIINMFPPNKRGTAMGLSGLAVGLAPALGPTFAGWILNKEHTMLGLTISDSWRNIFVIPIIIVAIAFILSFIFMKDVIPNRKVKLDIWSLILSSLGFGLFLWSFSNVSSEGWGSFNYVILPLVISVMIIGWFCMRQFKLDDPFLDLRVFKSKGFVIATIGLIVVTMAMYGVEMMLPTYLQNIHGFSPFESGLTLLAGALMLGFISPISGSLYNKIGIKRLAFVGFVILALASLPFGFLTDTTSPTLILVLYSIRMFGVALIMMPLTTNAMDALPTRMGTHGTAANNTARQVASSIAVALLTSITQNMINNHMPAKSLKDANPLLYAEHAQQASIDGFNTAFLIGVAFAVIGLIIVPFLKMNHSESEEE; encoded by the coding sequence ATGTCAGAGAATATAAATACTAAATTTGACTTAGATCAACATGGCAAACCATATAATAAAATAATGGTCATGTTTGTCATTTTACTTGCAACGTTTGCAGGTGCCTTAATGCAAACGTCATTAGGTACTGCACTACCAACATTAATGAAAGATTTTAATATTGATTTTAGTACCGTACAACAAGCAACTACGTGGTTTCTATTAGCTAACGGCATAATGGTCCCATTATCTGCCTACTTAGCTACTCGTTTTTCAACAAAGTGGTTACACGTTATTGCATATGCCATTTTATTAATTGGTTTAATACTAACTGCCATTGCACCGTCAAATAGCGATAGTTGGATTATTTTCTTAGTCGGTCGAATTGTTACCGCAATCGCAGTTGGTTTAATGATGCCATTGATGCAAATCATCATCATTAACATGTTCCCACCAAACAAACGTGGTACTGCGATGGGGTTGAGTGGTTTAGCTGTTGGATTAGCGCCAGCACTTGGACCAACATTTGCCGGTTGGATATTAAATAAAGAACATACGATGCTCGGACTCACAATAAGCGATTCATGGCGTAACATTTTTGTGATTCCAATTATTATTGTAGCGATTGCTTTTATACTAAGTTTTATTTTTATGAAAGATGTCATACCAAATAGAAAGGTTAAACTAGATATTTGGTCACTTATTTTATCAAGTCTTGGTTTCGGATTATTTTTATGGAGCTTTTCAAATGTTTCTAGCGAAGGCTGGGGAAGTTTCAATTACGTCATATTACCGCTTGTCATTAGTGTTATGATTATCGGTTGGTTCTGTATGCGTCAATTTAAATTAGATGATCCGTTCTTAGATTTGCGTGTATTTAAATCTAAAGGATTTGTCATTGCAACGATTGGCCTTATTGTTGTGACAATGGCTATGTATGGGGTTGAAATGATGCTACCTACTTATTTACAAAATATTCATGGGTTCTCACCATTTGAGTCTGGTTTAACCTTACTTGCTGGTGCCTTAATGCTAGGCTTCATTTCACCAATTTCTGGATCACTGTATAACAAAATAGGTATTAAACGTTTAGCTTTTGTTGGCTTTGTAATTTTAGCATTAGCTTCATTACCTTTTGGATTTTTAACTGATACGACATCACCGACGCTTATTTTAGTTTTATACTCAATACGTATGTTTGGTGTGGCTTTAATCATGATGCCTTTAACAACAAATGCAATGGATGCCTTGCCAACTAGAATGGGTACACACGGTACAGCAGCAAACAACACTGCTAGACAAGTTGCCTCTTCTATAGCAGTCGCATTGCTAACATCTATTACGCAAAATATGATTAACAATCATATGCCAGCTAAAAGTTTAAAAGATGCAAATCCATTACTTTATGCTGAACATGCACAACAAGCATCCATTGATGGTTTTAATACTGCATTTCTAATCGGCGTAGCATTTGCCGTCATTGGATTAATTATCGTTCCTTTCTTGAAAATGAATCACTCAGAAAGCGAGGAAGAATAA
- a CDS encoding TetR/AcrR family transcriptional regulator, translating to MTYSRKTQLTQRLLKQALINLLKHKHFEEVTINEIAQEAYVTRSTFYRYYDDKYELLSDIEDEMLNFIKEQREFDLKSDENIEVFEIRSIVNLFEKLEPYSEVLKVLLTNAGIISFKMKIRNLISKRFEFLSHISYGSKLRRELGKEYLIAIIVNTFEYWAQNKDEIDVEEIGQFIIEIYQSGMIKALNLKSEDLRKLN from the coding sequence ATGACGTATAGTCGAAAAACGCAATTGACACAACGTTTACTTAAACAGGCACTAATTAATTTATTGAAACACAAGCATTTTGAAGAAGTGACGATAAATGAGATTGCTCAAGAAGCTTATGTAACAAGAAGTACTTTTTACAGATACTATGATGATAAATACGAGTTATTATCTGATATTGAAGATGAGATGTTGAATTTTATTAAAGAACAAAGAGAATTCGATTTAAAAAGCGATGAAAACATTGAGGTTTTTGAGATTAGAAGTATTGTGAATTTATTCGAAAAACTTGAACCTTATTCAGAAGTATTAAAAGTGTTACTTACGAATGCCGGTATCATTAGCTTTAAAATGAAAATTAGAAATCTTATATCAAAGCGTTTTGAATTTTTAAGTCATATATCTTATGGTTCGAAGCTAAGAAGAGAGTTAGGCAAGGAATATCTTATTGCGATCATTGTTAACACATTTGAATATTGGGCGCAAAATAAGGATGAAATCGATGTAGAAGAGATTGGCCAATTTATAATAGAAATTTATCAAAGTGGTATGATAAAAGCTCTGAATTTAAAATCAGAAGATTTGAGGAAATTAAATTAA
- a CDS encoding amino acid permease, translated as MEKKTMNRHIQLIAIGGAIGTGLFLGAGQSIHLAGPSILLTYIIVGLVLFLFMRAMGEMLLSNLGFKSFADIAHHYIGPLAGFIVGWTYWFTWIVAGMAEVTAVAKYVNFWWPSIPSWLTALFTVLVLMTLNLMSAKIFGEMEFWFALIKVTTIVALIIVGIVMIIMGMHTSSGIAQLSNIWNHGGFFPHGGTGFLLSFQMAIFSFIGIELIGITAGETRDPHKTIPQAINNVPYRILIFYVGSLAVVMSVVPWDKLNPADSPYVKLFGLVGLPFAAGVINFVVLTAAASACNSGIFADSRTMYGLAARKQAPPFLQRTNKNGVPYYSILITCGLLLIAVVLNYAIPNATEVFVYISTVSTVLNIIIWTIIMIAYLGFLKNKPELHEQSEFKLPGGKGTAYVILTFFVFIFIVLALDKDIRIGVLVAPAWLAVLCLMYLRYKKEKRKEGIDLDEEAKKPLPED; from the coding sequence ATGGAGAAGAAGACTATGAACAGACACATTCAGTTAATTGCAATTGGCGGTGCAATCGGGACAGGTTTATTCTTAGGTGCTGGACAATCAATTCACCTAGCCGGACCTTCGATATTATTAACGTACATTATAGTAGGTTTAGTCCTCTTTTTATTCATGAGAGCGATGGGAGAAATGCTACTATCGAATTTAGGTTTTAAATCATTTGCAGATATTGCACATCATTATATTGGTCCGCTTGCAGGCTTTATTGTTGGTTGGACGTACTGGTTTACGTGGATTGTAGCAGGTATGGCAGAAGTAACAGCAGTTGCGAAATATGTTAATTTTTGGTGGCCATCTATTCCAAGTTGGTTAACTGCATTATTTACAGTTTTAGTGCTTATGACATTAAATTTAATGAGTGCTAAGATATTTGGTGAAATGGAATTTTGGTTTGCATTAATCAAAGTTACGACCATTGTTGCGTTGATTATTGTAGGTATTGTCATGATTATTATGGGAATGCATACTTCAAGTGGTATAGCACAATTATCAAATATTTGGAATCACGGTGGATTCTTCCCACATGGGGGTACAGGTTTCTTATTATCATTTCAAATGGCCATCTTTTCATTTATAGGAATTGAATTGATTGGTATTACAGCTGGAGAAACAAGAGATCCTCATAAGACAATTCCACAAGCGATTAATAATGTACCATACAGAATATTAATTTTTTATGTGGGTTCATTAGCTGTAGTCATGTCAGTAGTGCCGTGGGATAAATTAAACCCTGCAGATAGCCCATACGTTAAATTATTTGGTTTAGTGGGGTTACCTTTTGCAGCAGGTGTAATTAACTTTGTAGTACTTACTGCTGCTGCTTCAGCGTGTAATAGTGGTATTTTTGCAGATAGTAGAACGATGTATGGGCTTGCTGCACGTAAACAAGCACCACCATTTTTACAAAGAACAAATAAAAATGGTGTTCCTTACTACTCTATCTTAATTACATGTGGGTTATTACTTATTGCCGTAGTCCTTAATTACGCAATTCCTAACGCTACCGAAGTATTTGTTTATATTTCAACTGTATCAACGGTGCTTAATATTATTATTTGGACAATCATCATGATTGCTTATTTAGGTTTCTTAAAAAATAAACCTGAATTACATGAACAAAGTGAATTTAAATTACCAGGTGGAAAAGGAACGGCATATGTTATTTTAACTTTCTTCGTATTTATCTTTATCGTGTTAGCATTAGATAAAGATATTAGAATTGGGGTTTTAGTAGCACCAGCATGGTTAGCAGTACTATGCCTAATGTATTTACGTTATAAAAAAGAAAAACGTAAAGAAGGTATTGATTTAGATGAAGAAGCTAAAAAGCCACTTCCAGAGGATTAA
- a CDS encoding PTS transporter subunit IIC, which produces MTTSLRNIGVKDFTYRVLSGVAIGIVVGLVPNAILGEIFKALMHHHPFFGTLLHVVQAMQFTVPALIGALIALKFDMTPLAIAVVASASYVGSGAAQFKHGAWVIAGIGDLINTMITAAITVLFILLIEKRVGSMALIVYPTVVGGTSATIGVLILPYVHMITTGIGNMVNSFTELQPILMCMLISMVFSFIIISPLSTVAIAIAIGITGLAAGSASIGISATEAVLLIGTSKVNRVAVPISIFFGGVKMMMPNMVKYPIIMLPILITAAISGIAGSLIGIAGTKESAGFGFIGMIGPISAFKFLHIDSAVISILLIILGFFVVPLLTAFILDIILRKVLRLYSNDIYKFMG; this is translated from the coding sequence ATGACAACATCACTTAGAAACATAGGCGTTAAAGATTTTACTTACAGAGTACTTTCGGGTGTAGCAATTGGTATCGTTGTAGGCTTAGTACCTAATGCGATTTTAGGTGAAATTTTTAAAGCTTTAATGCATCACCACCCATTCTTTGGAACATTATTACATGTCGTACAAGCCATGCAATTTACTGTGCCTGCTTTAATTGGGGCATTAATTGCTTTGAAGTTTGATATGACACCCCTTGCGATTGCGGTTGTTGCAAGTGCATCCTATGTAGGTAGTGGCGCAGCTCAATTTAAACATGGGGCGTGGGTAATTGCCGGTATTGGTGATTTAATTAATACGATGATTACAGCAGCAATCACTGTTTTATTTATTTTATTAATTGAAAAGCGCGTAGGAAGTATGGCACTTATTGTCTATCCAACTGTGGTAGGTGGTACATCGGCTACTATCGGCGTACTCATCTTACCTTATGTACATATGATTACGACTGGTATTGGGAATATGGTTAATAGTTTCACTGAATTGCAACCAATTTTAATGTGTATGCTCATTTCAATGGTCTTTAGTTTTATCATTATTTCGCCATTATCTACTGTGGCCATTGCAATTGCCATTGGAATCACAGGACTTGCTGCTGGTTCAGCTTCTATCGGCATTTCAGCTACAGAGGCTGTGCTCTTAATCGGTACAAGCAAAGTGAATCGAGTTGCGGTACCAATTTCAATTTTCTTTGGTGGTGTAAAAATGATGATGCCTAACATGGTTAAGTATCCAATTATTATGCTACCTATCTTAATTACCGCGGCGATATCTGGCATTGCCGGTAGCTTAATTGGCATTGCTGGAACAAAAGAATCAGCTGGATTTGGATTTATTGGTATGATTGGACCTATTAGTGCATTTAAATTTTTACATATTGATTCAGCTGTCATTAGTATTTTATTGATTATCTTAGGATTTTTTGTAGTACCGTTATTAACCGCATTTATTTTAGATATTATTTTGAGAAAAGTATTACGCTTATATTCTAATGATATTTATAAATTTATGGGTTAG
- a CDS encoding phosphate--AMP phosphotransferase, translating to MSDKIEQLALKAARLTRQTHELGIPVMILFEGIPASGKTRLSNELLLNFDAKYTHFIATQSPQEEDLRYQFLQKYWNTVPKKGDINVYFRSWYSHYLDYRENEIKHDKYKNYNVLKDQIASFEGMLQDDNYEIIKFFIEINEDKRQEHIKQTKDNPLMRWKVQEYEQVLSTNVYLKDMHQFIKNDKQWKTIDYTDRQNAIEKMYEHIIERLEHAIKRYNKKEDKRDGAFSSHFETDLFNVEVDKVSKKEYKSLIVELQKRMREIQFALYDRKIPLILVFEGMDAAGKGGNIKRIREKLDPTGYEVNGISAPTDVEVKHHYLWRFAKDMPRSGHIELFDRSWYGRVLVERIEGFATTKEWSRAYQEINSFEKMWTDEGAIILKFFLTLDKEEQLKRFKDRQENVDKQWKITDEDWRNREKWDLYVEASHDMVKETNTHYAPWLVVPADHKKTSRIEILKYIIRKCEQVLWGVKDY from the coding sequence ATGTCAGACAAAATTGAGCAATTGGCACTAAAGGCTGCAAGATTAACTAGACAAACACATGAATTAGGGATTCCAGTGATGATTCTATTCGAAGGTATTCCAGCTTCAGGAAAGACACGTTTATCAAATGAATTATTATTAAACTTTGATGCAAAATATACACACTTTATCGCAACGCAATCACCACAAGAGGAAGATTTACGTTATCAATTTTTACAAAAATATTGGAATACTGTGCCTAAAAAAGGAGACATTAATGTTTATTTCAGAAGTTGGTACTCACATTACTTAGACTATCGTGAGAATGAAATTAAACATGATAAATATAAGAACTATAATGTATTAAAAGATCAAATAGCGTCATTTGAAGGTATGTTACAAGATGATAACTATGAAATCATTAAGTTCTTTATAGAAATTAATGAAGATAAACGTCAAGAACATATTAAGCAGACAAAAGATAATCCGCTAATGCGATGGAAAGTTCAAGAGTATGAACAAGTCTTATCTACAAACGTATACTTGAAAGACATGCATCAATTTATTAAAAATGATAAACAATGGAAAACTATTGATTACACGGATAGACAAAATGCAATTGAAAAAATGTATGAACATATAATAGAACGTTTAGAACATGCTATTAAACGATATAATAAGAAAGAAGATAAACGTGATGGCGCATTTTCATCTCATTTTGAAACAGATTTATTTAATGTTGAGGTTGATAAAGTTTCTAAAAAAGAATATAAGTCTTTAATAGTAGAATTACAAAAACGAATGCGAGAAATACAATTTGCATTATATGATAGAAAGATTCCATTGATTTTAGTCTTTGAGGGTATGGACGCTGCAGGTAAAGGTGGTAACATTAAACGGATAAGAGAAAAATTAGATCCTACTGGCTATGAAGTGAATGGTATTAGTGCACCGACAGACGTAGAAGTCAAGCATCATTATTTATGGCGTTTTGCGAAAGATATGCCTAGAAGTGGACACATTGAATTATTTGATAGAAGTTGGTATGGACGTGTGTTAGTAGAACGTATCGAAGGTTTCGCGACGACTAAAGAATGGTCTCGTGCATATCAAGAGATTAATTCCTTTGAAAAGATGTGGACTGATGAAGGGGCCATCATTCTAAAATTCTTCTTAACATTAGACAAAGAAGAACAATTAAAGCGATTTAAAGATCGACAAGAAAATGTAGACAAACAATGGAAGATTACTGATGAAGATTGGCGAAATCGTGAAAAATGGGATTTATATGTAGAAGCCAGTCACGATATGGTTAAAGAAACCAATACACATTATGCACCATGGCTTGTCGTGCCAGCAGATCATAAGAAAACTTCTCGTATTGAAATACTAAAATACATTATCCGTAAATGTGAACAAGTATTATGGGGCGTTAAAGACTATTAA